A region from the Cannabis sativa cultivar Pink pepper isolate KNU-18-1 chromosome 9, ASM2916894v1, whole genome shotgun sequence genome encodes:
- the LOC115722226 gene encoding receptor protein kinase TMK1, giving the protein MLHDSLHLLVSTPFGGNHTHVHASLTVHPSLSLYSFLLCSLNSFPSLIFSLLLSTSIVKPYTKTSQAVPPNMKKKAHLGLFFFFLNLFSFSSLFPHALSQTSTNNVDDASLMLALKKSLSPSSNILKWSDPDPCQWDHVFCSNGKRVTRIQIGHQNLQGTLPRDLQGLTELERLELQWNNISGPLPSLSGLSNLQVLMLSNNQFSSIPDDFFAGMSSLQSVEIDNNPFAAWRIPETLQNASALQNFSANSANVSGPIPDFFGDNAFPGLSLLHLAFNYLEGGLPESFSDSAIQSLWVNGQQSTGKLSGNIDVIQNMTLLKEVWLHSNAFSGPLPDFSSLRDLQSLSLRDNMFTGPVPSSLVNLKSLKIVNLTNNFFQGPMPVFKGGVSVDLSENSNRFCLPSPGECDFQVNTLLSIAESMGYPQRFADNWKGNDPCAEWMGVTCNNHNITIINFQKMSLTGTISPDFASLKSLKKLVLADNNLTGTLPEELATLPALTELDVSNNQMYGKVPSFRSNVIVNTNGNPDIGKEKPSSSVGGMSPDSTTATSVGSGNGSDSGSHGRKSSNLVGVIVFSLIGGVFVTFLIGLLVFCLYKTKQKRLSRVQSPNTMVIHPHHSGSDNESVKITVAGSSVCVGAVSEVTHTLPTSEAAGDIQMVEAGNMVISIQVLRNVTNNFSQENILGQGGFGTVYKGELHDGTKIAVKRMESGVIAGKGLPEFKSEIAVLTKVRHRHLVALLGYCLDGFERLLVYEYMPQGTLSRHIFNWPEEGLKPLEWKQRLTIALDVARGVEYLHGLAHQSFIHRDLKPSNILLGDDMRAKVADFGLVRLAPEGKASIETRIAGTFGYLAPEYAVTGRVTTKVDVFSFGVILMELITGRKALDETQPEESMHLVTWFRRMNINKDSFRKAIDPTLDLNEETLASISTVAELAGYCCAREPYQRPDMGHTVNVLSSLVEFWKPSEHNSEDIYGIDLEMSLPQALKKWQAYEGRSHLDSSSSSLLPSLDNTQTSIPTRPYGFADSFTSADGR; this is encoded by the exons ATGTTACATGACAGCCTTCACCTCCTTGTATCTACGCCTTTTGGTGGGAACCACACCCATGTGCATGCCTCGCTTACAGTGCACCCATCACTTTCGCTCTATTCTTTTCTATTATGTTCTCTCAACTCATTTCCCTCTCTTATCTTCTCTCTTCTGCTCTCGACTTCCATAGTCAAACCTTACACAAAAACAAGTCAAGCTGTTCCACCGAATATGAAGAAGAAAGCCCATCTTgggttgttcttcttcttcctcaaccTCTTTTCCTTCTCTTCGCTCTTCCCCCATGCATTGTCTCAAACCAGCACCAACAATGTCGATGACGCTTCCCTCATGTTAGCTCTAAAGAAGAGCCTCAGCCCGTCGTCTAACATTCTCAAGTGGTCCGACCCGGACCCTTGCCAATGGGACCACGTGTTCTGCTCTAATGGAAAACGGGTCACGCGGATCCAAATCGGCCACCAGAACCTTCAAGGTACGCTTCCCCGGGACCTCCAGGGACTCACTGAGCTGGAACGCTTGGAGCTTCAGTGGAACAATATTTCGGGTCCTCTTCCTTCTCTAAGTGGGTTAAGCAATTTACAAGTCTTGATGCTTAGTAACAACCAGTTCAGCTCCATCCCAGACGATTTCTTTGCCGGAATGTCTTCACTGCAATCTGTCGAGATTGATAACAACCCGTTTGCGGCTTGGCGAATCCCGGAAACGCTTCAAAACGCATCGGCTTTGCAGAACTTCTCTGCCAATTCTGCCAATGTTTCAGGTCCAATACCCGACTTCTTTGGCGACAATGCGTTTCCGGGTCTGAGTCTTCTTCACTTGGCTTTCAACTATCTAGAAGGCGGGTTGCCAGAGAGCTTTTCTGATTCGGCAATCCAGTCTCTTTGGGTTAATGGGCAGCAGAGCACTGGTAAGCTCAGTGGAAACATTGATGTTATTCAGAACATGACACTTCTCAAAGAGGTTTGGTTACATTCGAATGCCTTTTCGGGTCCATTACCGGACTTTTCGAGTCTGAGAGATTTGCAGAGCTTGAGTTTGAGGGATAATATGTTTACCGGTCCAGTCCCTTCGTCTTTAGTGAATTTAAAATCGTTAAAGATAGTTAACCTGACCAATAACTTTTTTCAAGGACCCATGCCGGTGTTTAAGGGTGGGGTTTCGGTAGATTTGTCTGAGAATTCCAATAGATTTTGTTTGCCCAGCCCAGGGGAATGCGATTTCCAGGTGAATACTTTGCTTTCAATTGCGGAATCTATGGGATACCCTCAAAGATTTGCAGATAATTGGAAGGGGAATGACCCTTGTGCTGAATGGATGGGAGTCACTTGTAACAATCACAACATCACAATCATTAATTTTCAGAAAATGAGCCTGACAGGTACCATTTCTCCTGATTTCGCTTCACTTAAATCTCTAAAAAAGCTTGTTCTTGCTGATAATAATCTCACTGGGACTCTTCCTGAGGAGCTTGCTACTTTGCCTGCTCTTACTGAACTAGACGTTTCAAACAATCAGATGTATGGGAAAGTCCCTTCTTTTAGGAGCAATGTGATTGTCAATACCAATGGTAACCCTGATATTGGCAAGGAGAAGCCTAGTTCATCTGTTGGGGGAATGTCTCCCGATTCGACTACTGCTACTAGTGTAGGGTCCGGTAATGGCAGCGATTCTGGAAGTCATGGTAGGAAATCGTCGAATTTAGTTGGAGTAATTGTGTTTTCGCTGATTGGTGGTGTGTTTGTGACATTCCTGATTGGCTTGTTGGTTTTCTGTCTGTACAAAACAAAGCAAAAGCGTTTAAGTAGGGTGCAGAGCCCTAACACAATGGTTATTCATCCTCACCACTCTGGTTCTGATAATGAGAGTGTGAAGATCACCGTTGCAGGCTCAAGTGTTTGTGTTGGCGCTGTTAGTGAAGTCACGCATACACTTCCAACCAGTGAAGCTGCTGGTGACATCCAAATGGTTGAAGCAGGAAACATGGTAATTTCTATTCAAGTTCTCAGGAACGTGACAAACAATTTTAGTCAAGAAAATATTTTGGGACAAGGTGGTTTTGGGACAGTATATAAAGGCGAACTGCATGATGGAACGAAAATTGCCGTAAAGAGGATGGAGTCTGGGGTAATAGCCGGGAAGGGACTTCCGGAATTTAAGTCTGAGATTGCTGTTTTGACCAAGGTTCGACACCGACATCTAGTTGCTCTTCTGGGGTATTGTTTGGATGGATTTGAGAGGCTTCTTGTATATGAATACATGCCTCAAGGGACACTCAGTAGGCACATCTTCAACTGGCCAGAGGAAGGACTGAAGCCTCTTGAATGGAAACAAAGACTAACAATTGCCTTGGACGTAGCTAGGGGTGTTGAGTATCTCCATGGTTTGGCTCATCAAAGTTTCATCCACAGAGACTTGAAGCCTTCAAACATCCTTCTTGGGGATGATATGAGGGCCAAGGTTGCTGATTTTGGCCTGGTTCGGCTTGCCCCGGAGGGGAAAGCTTCAATAGAAACTAGAATAGCCGGAACTTTCGGGTACCTAGCACCGGAGTATGCAG TTACTGGCCGAGTGACAACCAAAGTTGATGTCTTCAGTTTTGGGGTGATATTGATGGAGTTGATCACTGGCAGAAAAGCACTTGATGAGACTCAGCCGGAGGAGAGCATGCACCTTGTAACTTGGTTCAGGAGAATGAACATTAACAAAGACTCCTTTCGCAAGGCAATTGACCCTACACTTGATCTTAATGAGGAAACACTTGCCAGTATCAGCACTGTTGCTGAGTTAGCAGGATACTGCTGTGCAAGGGAACCATATCAAAGGCCTGACATGGGTCATACTGTCAATGTCTTATCCTCTCTTGTAGAGTTTTGGAAACCATCTGAGCATAACTCCGAGGACATATATGGCATTGACCTGGAAATGTCGTTGCCCCAGGCACTGAAGAAATGGCAGGCTTATGAAGGTCGCAGCCACTTggattcatcttcttcatcactCCTTCCTAGCTTAGACAATACCCAAACTAGCATTCCAACACGTCCATATGGATTTGCCGACTCATTCACTTCTGCAGATGGAAGATGA